One region of Gossypium raimondii isolate GPD5lz chromosome 6, ASM2569854v1, whole genome shotgun sequence genomic DNA includes:
- the LOC105774702 gene encoding uncharacterized protein LOC105774702 has product MFQMIKHHPYFHHIKSSVFGFMFLLPTSLFALSLLLLACNGFSVFYIYLPGYINSSPEPIKLLPENLSGDKTVTKLVSSVMYAVKEENPPGVLKTHLSLVKKPNFSMVPIGKASVFKPKQARLSRQILRTLGSGTKPKGFFSSKVKTFFRNSKCKSRFFMTWISPIESLSDRELLAIESVFKSHPKACLVIVSNSLDSKKGSVVLKPFSDKGFKLIAVHPDFDYIFKNTYAETWFNRLKNGNINPGEVSLGQNLSNLLRLALLYKYGGVYLDTDVLVLKSINRLRNVISAQSINPKTKNWSRLNNAVLIFDQNHPLLFKFIQEFALTFDGNRWGHNGPYLVSRVVERVTGRPGLNFTVLPPSAFYPVDWTRIRSLFQGPQNETHSNWLKLKLGQIQRQSYAIHLWNRQSKQVKVQEGSIIHHIISDCCIFCNSLKSKF; this is encoded by the coding sequence ATGTTTCAAATGATCAAACATCACCCATATTTCCACCATATTAAAAGCTCGGTCTTTGGCTTTATGTTTTTGTTACCCACTTCACTTTTTGCTCTTTCCCTTCTTCTTTTAGCTTGCAATGGCTTCtctgttttttatatttatctccCTGGTTATATCAATTCTTCACCGGAACCCATCAAATTGTTGCCTGAGAACCTTTCCGGCGACAAAACGGTGACAAAGTTGGTGTCTTCAGTGATGTATGCTGTGAAAGAAGAGAATCCACCTGGTGTTTTAAAGACCCATTTATCTCTTGTTAaaaaaccaaacttttcaatgGTTCCCATTGGCAAGGCTTCAGTTTTTAAGCCAAAGCAGGCTCGTTTAAGCCGTCAGATATTGAGAACACTGGGCTCAGGGACAAAGCCAAAAGGGTTTTTTTCCTCTAAAGTTAAGACCTTTTTCCGGAATTCAAAGTGTAAGTCTCGGTTCTTCATGACTTGGATTTCACCTATCGAGTCTTTAAGTGATAGAGAATTGCTTGCTATTGAGAGTGTGTTTAAATCACACCCCAAAGCCTGTTTAGTCATCGTCTCAAATTCATTGGATTCTAAAAAGGGAAGTGTTGTTTTGAAGCCATTTTCAGATAAGGGGTTCAAGTTGATTGCTGTTCACCCTGATTTCGATTATATTTTCAAGAACACTTACGCTGAAACATGGTTTAATCGATTAAAGAACGGAAATATTAATCCTGGTGAAGTTTCTTTGGGTCAAAACCTTTCGAATTTGCTTAGACTTGCTTTGTTGTACAAGTATGGTGGTGTTTATTTAGATACTGATGTTCTAGTTTTAAAGAGTATCAATCGTTTAAGAAATGTAATCAGTGCTCAATCTATCAACCCCAAAACCAAGAACTGGAGCCGATTGAACAATGCCGTGCTGATTTTTGATCAAAACCATCcattgttgttcaaattcattCAAGAATTTGCACTCACTTTCGATGGAAACCGATGGGGTCACAATGGACCTTACTTGGTTTCGAGAGTGGTTGAGAGGGTCACTGGCCGCCCGGGGCTTAACTTCACGGTGTTGCCACCGTCGGCGTTTTATCCTGTCGATTGGACCCGGATTCGAAGCCTGTTTCAGGGGCCTCAAAACGAGACTCACTCGAATTGGTTGAAGCTTAAGCTCGGGCAGATTCAAAGGCAAAGCTATGCAATTCATCTTTGGAATAGACAAAGCAAGCAAGTTAAAGTTCAAGAAGGAAGCATCATTCATCATATTATATCAGATTGCTGCATCTTCTGTAACTctttaaaatcaaagttttaa